The following proteins are encoded in a genomic region of Nycticebus coucang isolate mNycCou1 chromosome 17, mNycCou1.pri, whole genome shotgun sequence:
- the GARIN3 gene encoding Golgi-associated RAB2 interactor protein 3 has protein sequence MKKTMSSECLLPYYTAHSYRSMGVFNTSMGDLQRQLYKGGEYDIFKYAPMFESDFIQISKKGEVIDVHNRVRMVTVGIASTSPVLPLPDVMLLARPAKVCEEHARLGRHMKGKGRKPIKILELTRLLPLKFVKISIHDREKQQLRLKLATGRTFYLQLCPSSDAREDLFCYWEKLVYLLRPPAESSSTTPTMQTADTVEDNRSSGVSEIRGEGDRNEVGHCKAFGVSAASSSAYAGGEGIQHSPRHKASAVPLATSTTGTAAGAAGTASGTTVAGVMSPATGTLSVASIKPTGPGQVTAAVVGTATKNPGESESGKTIAGAASIASDGINLALVGAVSTSSAGTSSFTTGASSISQESSSSVVFAGAMTTGTSGVVGPLVSTLQSEGYMSERDGSQKVSQPRAEAQKEKRERREKKDRNPSRKSSHHHRKGGDKNRKTSSHRSLSGHKNVRDDKKEKGQSNARDKKHARDKKHSSSRKSSSHSTTRKESRSSHKLGKSRSASSSGTLSKKASKISSFLRSLRASSGSKVTVTSANREVDIVTKTVEKRNIEAKVEKAQDGEELGRISGTVTSETTEMIIFETKSV, from the exons ATGAAGAAAACCATGAGCAGTGAATGTTTGTTACCTTATTACACAGCCCACAGCTATCGTTCAATGGGTGTGTTCAACACCTCCATGGGGGACCTGCAACGACAGCTGTACAAGGGAGGAGAGTATGACATTTTCAAGTATGCACCAATGTTTGAGAGTGACTTTATCCAGATCAGCAAAAAAGGAGAGGTGATTGATGTGCACAACCGTGTCCGAATGGTGACTGTGGGCATTGCCTCCACCAGTCCTGTCCTCCCACTACCTGACGTCATGCTGCTGGCCCGACCAGCTAAGGTCTGTGAAGAGCATGCCAGACTAGGGAGGCACATGAAGGGGAAAGGTCGCAAGCCCATAAAGATTCTAGAGCTCACCAGGCTACTTCCCTTGAAGTTTGTGAAGATCTCCATTCACGACCGTGAGAAACAGCAGCTTCGTCTGAAGCTCGCCACTGGCCGTACTTTTTATCTGCAGCTGTGTCCCTCCTCAGATGCACGAGAAGACCTCTTTTGCTATTGGGAAAAACTTGTCTATCTCCTGAGGCCACCAGCAGAAAGCTCCAGCACCACTCCGACCATGCAAACTGCGGACACAGTAGAGGACAACAGAAGCTCAGGG GTTTCAGAAATCCGTGGAGAAGGGGATCGGAATGAAGTTGGGCATTGCAAGGCTTTCGGGGTGTCTGCTGCCTCCTCTTCTGCTTATGCCGGGGGAGAGGGCATCCAACATTCCCCCCGCCACAAGGCTAGTGCAGTTCCCTTAGCCACGAGCACTACAGGGACCGCAGCAGGCGCAGCAGGGACAGCAAGTGGCACGACAGTAGCAGGGGTAATGAGCCCTGCAACGGGCACTCTGAGCGTAGCATCAATCAAGCCCACAGGCCCAGGCCAAGTGACCGCAGCTGTGGTGGGAACAGCCACCAAGAATCCAGGAGAAAGTGAATCCGGCAAGACCATAGCAGGTGCTGCCAGTATAGCCTCAGATGGCATTAACTTGGCCTTGGTGGGTGCTGTGAGCACCTCCTCAGCCGGTACATCCAGCTTCACTACAGGGGCTTCCAGTATCTCCCAAGAGAGCAGTTCGAGTGTGGTGTTTGCAGGCGCCATGACGACTGGCACGTCTGGGGTGGTGGGACCCCTCGTATCAACCTTGCAGAGTGAGGGTTACATGAGTGAGCGGGACGGAAGCCAGAAGGTTTCCCAGCCCCGTGCTGaagcccagaaggaaaaaagggaaagaagagaaaagaaggacaGAAATCCTAGTAGGAAAAGTTCCCATCACCACCGAAAAGGGGGAGACAAGAACCGGAAAACATCCTCCCACCGGTCCCTATCTGGCCACAAGAACGTGAGagatgataaaaaggaaaaaggacagAGCAATGCAAGGGACAAGAAACATGCAAGGGACAAGAAACACAGCTCCTCTCGCAAAAGCTCCAGCCACAGCACCACTAGAAAGGAGTCAAGGTCATCTCACAAACTGGGGAAGAGCCGATCTGCCAGTAGCTCAGGCACTTTGAGTAAGAAAGCCAGTAAAATCAGCTCTTTTTTGAGAAGCCTCAGAGCCTCTTCTGGTTCAAAAGTTACAGTCACATCGgcaaatagagaggtagatatcgTGACTAAGACAGTAGAGAAACGTAACATAGAGGCCAAGGTGGAGAAAGCCCAGGATGGCGAGGAGCTGGGGAGGATAAGTGGCACTGTGACGTCTGAGACGACAGAGATGATAATCTTTGAAACCAAATCCGTTTAA
- the LOC128569126 gene encoding FUN14 domain-containing protein 1-like: MATRNLPPCDYESDDSSYEVLDLTDYARRQHWWNGAFGHSSGPMVEKYSVATQVVLGGVTGWCVGFLLRKVGKLAATAVGGGFLLLQIASHSGYVQIDWKRVEKDVNKAKRQIKKRANNAAPQINNVSEEATEFIKQNMAISSGFVGGFLLGLAS, from the coding sequence ATGGCCACCCGGAACCTCCCTCCCTGCGACTATGAAAGTGATGACAGCTCTTACGAGGTGCTGGATTTAACTGACTATGCGAGAAGACAGCACTGGTGGAATGGAGCGTTTGGCCACAGTTCCGGACCGATGGTTGAAAAATACTCAGTAGCTACGCAGGTTGTCCTGGGTGGCGTGACCGGCTGGTGCGTGGGATTTTTGTTGCGGAAAGTTGGAAAGCTTGCAGCGACGGCAGTAGGCGGTGGCTTTCTTCTCCTTCAGATTGCCAGTCACAGCGGCTATGTGCAGATCGACTGGAAAAGAGTTGAAAAAGatgtaaacaaagcaaaaagacagattAAGAAACGAGCTAATAACGCAGCTCCTCAAATCAACAACGTAAGTGAAGAAGCCACTGAGTTTATCAAACAGAACATGGCGATCTCCAGCGGCTTTGTGGGAGGCTTTTTGCTAGGCCTTGCATCTTAA